The genomic window CCGGTTTTGCCCGCGTACAGGGAGGAAACGATATCTACTCCTGGGTTTGGGAGGTGAAGAGCGTGAACGGCCGCGGTCTCGAGATTCGCTTTCGCGGGCCGCAAGGCTTTGACAGCTTGGAGCCCGACTTAAGACGGCGGCTCAAGGAGCGGCTCCACCGTGGCAACGTGAATGTCTCCCTGTCCCTAAGGAAGCTGAGTCCCCAAGCCCAGTTCCGTGTCGATGAGGTCTT from Lujinxingia vulgaris includes these protein-coding regions:
- a CDS encoding YicC/YloC family endoribonuclease, with the translated sequence MTSSAIASMTGFARVQGGNDIYSWVWEVKSVNGRGLEIRFRGPQGFDSLEPDLRRRLKERLHRGNVNVSLSLRKLSPQAQFRVDEV